In the genome of Massilia sp. UMI-21, the window GCCGGATCGCCGTAGATGCGGTCCAGCGTCAGGCGTTCGGCCGATGCGGGAGCGGCCGCGAGTGTGGCCGCGAAAGCAGCAGCCAGGAGGAGAGGGGATGGGCGCATGAAATGTCTCTGATATAAGTTAATTTGCGACAACGCGGAACGATACCAGAGACGGGCCCGAAAAGCTGTAATTACGTCGGCAGCCCGTGCATGTGCCCGGCGCTGACTTGCCCGGCTTCGCGGATGCGGCGGCGCGCCAGTTTCTCGAACGACCAGGTGAGCAGCACCGCCGCCACCGTCAGCGCCACCACCAGGCCGATCCAGAATCCGGTGGTCGACAGCGGTGCGTCCGGCGCCCACGGGAACCAGCCTGGCGCCAGCCCCAGGATGCAGCCCAGCGGCAGCGAGACGCCCCAGAACGCCAGCAACTGGATGATCATCGGGGCACGGGTCACCTGGTAGCCGCGGATCGCCGAGGCGGTGGCGACCTGGGTGGCGTCGGACAGCTGGAACAGCGCGGCGAACAGCAGCAGGTGGGCGCAGGCGGCCTGCACCGCCGGGTCGGAGGTGTAGAGCGCCGCGATTTCCCAGCGGAAGATGGCGATGCAGAGCGCCGACAGCGCCCCGAACGCCACCGACATGCCGACCCCGACCCAGCCGACGAAGCGCGCGCGCTGCGGATTGCCTTCGCCCATGGCCTGGCCGACCCGGGTCATCATGCCGATCGAGAAGCTGAGCGGCACCATGAACACCAGCGAAGCGAAATTGAGCGCGACCTGGTGCGAGGAGACCGCGACCACGCCGAAGCGCGCCACCAGCAGGCTGATCAGGCCGAAGGCGCTGACCTCGGCGAAGTAGGTGATGCCGATCGGCAGGCCGAGACGCAGCATTGCGCCGATCGCTTTCCAGTCCGGGCCTTCCCAGCCGGTGAAAGGATAGGTCAGGCGGTAAGCCGGCGCATGCCGGATCCACAGGAGCATGGCGCCCAGCATCAGCCACATGCCTGCCGCCGTCGCCACCGCACAGCCGACCGCCCCCATCTGCGGAAAGCCCCAGTTGCCGTACACCAGCAGCCAGTTCACGCATGCGTTGAAGACGCAGCCGAGGATGGCGATCCACATGATCGGCTTGGTCTGGTTGATGCTCGTGCTGTAGCCATACAGGGCGCGGAAGCAGGCGAAGGCCGGCATGCCGAGGCTGGCCACGTGCAGGTACATGGCGGCGCGGCCCGCGACCTGCGCGTCGAGGCCGACATGGCCGAACAGCAGGGTGCACAGGTTGGCGAACAGGCAGGCCACCAACCCCACCAGCAGGCCCTTCCACAGCGCCTGGCGTACCGAATGCGGAACCTGGTCGAAGCGCGCGGCGCCGGTTTCGTGGGCGACGACGGTGTTGATTGCCATCATGGTGCCCATCACGGTCACCAGCACGATCGACCACACCGAGGTGCCGAGCGACACGGCCGCCAGTTCCTCGGCGCTGACGTGGCCGGTCATGGCCACATCGGCCACGCCCATGCCGACCGTTGCCAGCTGGCCGACCAGCATCGGCCAGGACAGGCGCCACAGCGTGGCGATTTCGGTGCGCACCGGCGCGGGACTGGCGGAGGGGACGGTGACGGTCATGAGCGGCAGGCGTGAGACGGAAAGCCTGCCATTTTACTGGCTAATTGTTTGGGTCGCCTCCGCGCCCGCGGTCTTCGTCCGGCCGCCTCGGCTCGCCTCAGCGGCCGGTGGACAGCGCGGTGGCAGGCAGGGTCTGGACGAGTTGCCGCATCGCTTTCTCTTCGACGGTGAGCACATGCACCTGGCCGTTTGCAAGAAAGAACGAGATCCAGACATGGGTGTCGGGAGTGCGCAGCAACCATTGTTCGAAGCCGGGCACGTCCGGGTCTTCCATGCGGTCCAGATGTGGAATCTGCATTTTCTTCCAGATGGCGGCGCTATCGCCTCCATTGCGATCGACAAATCGTTCGTCAAACGGATGGATCGCATCCACACGCCTTGCGCCCAGTGCGCTCAGGGCCGTTTCGTAGTTGCGGTGCGCTGCCAGCGGCGACCATTTCAGCGTATGCAGGAAGAATTTGCGCTGGAGTACTTTCCCTTCCGCCGGGCGCATATCTTCGCCGGCAATCACGTACACGCGGTCGAATTCGATGTCCTTCTCGGTATAGATCTGCTTCGGTCCCAGTTCGGACGGCATGGCCACATACGGAAACGGCGGAAGCGCCGCGCTGGTCACGGGAATCGACTGCAGGTCGAAGGCCTTGCCCGGCGCTGCCGCGTTGCCGGCCGCGCCGGGTGGCGGCGCGGCGGGAGCGGCGTGAATCTCGTGTACGGCCGGCGCAGCGGGCGCGGCTGCGGCGGGCCCGGTCGCAGCCTGCATGGCGCCGGGAGGCGCGGCGGCGGCTTGCTGCGTGCCGGGTTGGCGGGGCTGACAGGCAGACAGCCCGGCAACGACGAGCAGCGGCAGCACGCAATTCGATAGGCGCATCATGGCTCTTCCTTTCATATGAAAAAGATAACAATTTGTGAGGGTAGCAGCGCCAGGTCGCGCGACCACGCTCCGCATCAAGGATCGGGCGGGGCCATGCCGGGTGGGCGCTCTGCGCTGGCCCGGCGCGCCATGTGTTACCTAAAATCGATTGCTCATCTGTTCTTGACCATGCGCAAAATCGTAAGCGTGAAAGTGCAGGACCTTACAGAGTCACGACAGGAGAACGCCATGGAAGAACTGTTGCCGTACTACGAGCGTGAACTGGTCTACCTGCACACGGTCGGGCGCGAACTGGCGCACCAGTATCCGCGCCTGGCAAGCGAACTGGGTCTCGGCGCCGAAGGCACCGAGGATCCGCACATCCGCCGCCTCATCCAGGCCTGCGCGCTGCTCAATGCGCGTACCGCCCGCAAGCTCGACGACGACTACCCGGAGTTTACCGAGGCCCTGCTGGGCAGCCTGTATCCCTACTTCCTGCAGGGCATTCCGTCCTGCTCGATCGCGCGCATCGGCAGCGCGTCCGGCGCGCAGGCGGGAGCCAAGCCGGAGCGGGTGGAGACGGTGCCGCGCGGCGCCGAGATGAGCGCGCTGCACACCAGGGGCACGGCCTGCCGCTTCCGCACCGCCAGCCCGCTGACGCTGGCGCCGGTCGGGGTGGCGCGGGCGCGCTACGAACCGGTGGTCCATGCCCCGGCGCACGTGCGCCTGCCGGCGCGCGCCACCGGGCAGGTGGCGGTCACGATCGAAAGCAGCGTCCCGGCGCGCCTGCTGCGCCAGCTCGGCATGCCGCGCCTGCGCCTCTATGTCGACGCCGATCCGTTGCTGGCAGCAAGCCTGGTCGACACCCTGTTCATGCATGTCGGCGCCACTTACCTCGAGATCGGCGACGGCGGGCCATGGCGCCAGCTCGAGCGCATGCCGCTGGCGCTGGGCGGCTTCGGCGACGACGATGCGCTGGTGCCGCTGCGCCCGAGCGAGCATGCTGCCTACCGCCTGCTGAGCGAGTACTTCGCCTTCCCCGAAAAATTCCACTTCATCGACATCGACCTGGGCAAGCTGGGGCCGATGCTCCCGGGGGCCGCGCACCGCTTCACCCTGCACCTGATCGTGAACGGCCTGCATGGCGACAGCGGCGCCGCGCGCCTGCTCGGGACCCTCGATGCGTCGCACCTGGTGCCCGGCTGCACGCCGGTGGTCAACCTGTTCCACCAGGCCGCCATGCCGGTGCGCATCACGCATCGCACGGCGATGTACGACGTGCTGCCGGGCCGGCACGAGGAAGACGTCGAGGTCTACAGCATCGACAGCGTGAACGTGCTGCGCACGGCCGAGGGCAGGGTGCAGTCGATCGCCTACCGGCCTTATTACGGGCTGCGCCACGGCGAGGGCGGCGAAGATAGCCAACTACGCGAGCGCTACTGGTTCGCGCGCCGCGACGACCGCGGCGTGCACCGCCAGCGCATGAAGATCGGTTTCACCGACGCCGGCTTTTCGCTGGCGCCGGACGAGCAGTGCGTGGCCTCGATCGACCTGACCTGCACCAATGGCGCGCATGCGAGCAGCACC includes:
- a CDS encoding MATE family efflux transporter, which gives rise to MTVTVPSASPAPVRTEIATLWRLSWPMLVGQLATVGMGVADVAMTGHVSAEELAAVSLGTSVWSIVLVTVMGTMMAINTVVAHETGAARFDQVPHSVRQALWKGLLVGLVACLFANLCTLLFGHVGLDAQVAGRAAMYLHVASLGMPAFACFRALYGYSTSINQTKPIMWIAILGCVFNACVNWLLVYGNWGFPQMGAVGCAVATAAGMWLMLGAMLLWIRHAPAYRLTYPFTGWEGPDWKAIGAMLRLGLPIGITYFAEVSAFGLISLLVARFGVVAVSSHQVALNFASLVFMVPLSFSIGMMTRVGQAMGEGNPQRARFVGWVGVGMSVAFGALSALCIAIFRWEIAALYTSDPAVQAACAHLLLFAALFQLSDATQVATASAIRGYQVTRAPMIIQLLAFWGVSLPLGCILGLAPGWFPWAPDAPLSTTGFWIGLVVALTVAAVLLTWSFEKLARRRIREAGQVSAGHMHGLPT
- the tssF gene encoding type VI secretion system baseplate subunit TssF, which encodes MEELLPYYERELVYLHTVGRELAHQYPRLASELGLGAEGTEDPHIRRLIQACALLNARTARKLDDDYPEFTEALLGSLYPYFLQGIPSCSIARIGSASGAQAGAKPERVETVPRGAEMSALHTRGTACRFRTASPLTLAPVGVARARYEPVVHAPAHVRLPARATGQVAVTIESSVPARLLRQLGMPRLRLYVDADPLLAASLVDTLFMHVGATYLEIGDGGPWRQLERMPLALGGFGDDDALVPLRPSEHAAYRLLSEYFAFPEKFHFIDIDLGKLGPMLPGAAHRFTLHLIVNGLHGDSGAARLLGTLDASHLVPGCTPVVNLFHQAAMPVRITHRTAMYDVLPGRHEEDVEVYSIDSVNVLRTAEGRVQSIAYRPYYGLRHGEGGEDSQLRERYWFARRDDRGVHRQRMKIGFTDAGFSLAPDEQCVASIDLTCTNGAHASSTGFGAPDGDLTSETATGGLPIHLLRRPTPPHRFPSSGGAHWRLVAQLALNHRSLGDLDAFREVLTLYDVSRSAATQRQIAGITAMETLPSTAWLRNRIGAALVHGTEVRMTVDEEAFAGSSLAVFAEVVNRFFGLYVHINSFTRLVLRSAQSDRELLRCAPRNGNLTLV